Genomic segment of Populus nigra chromosome 6, ddPopNigr1.1, whole genome shotgun sequence:
acattttaaaaaatagtatttattttaaacactcCCTTGGTACCGACTAAGTGTTTTAAgaagtaaattaaaatttaagaagaaaaaaaatagcacattCCGAAGCAAATCCATCCTTCTCCCTGGCGAATGATAGACTTTGTTACCATTATGTCACTGGTAAAAAAGCTCCTCCATTGATGTATTATTaggaatgttttttaaaatgttttttattttaaaaaataattaaaataataatttttttattttttaaaatttatttttaatgtaaaaaattcgacttgaaaatgttttttaataaaataaaataaaattgttttaaaaagctCATTTAAAACACAGAAATAACCAGTTGTAGGAAACACCAAGTAGTTTATTAGAACCGTCAAGTCGTCGTTATGTAGAAACGAAAGAAACAACGACAGGTCATTTGTAGTCCGGCTTTGGAATTCTCTTAAGCAAAACCCCTGTGCTTCACTTGGTTGCAGTTTCTGCAGGAAGGACGGACATGACAGGGCTTTCATTCTTTAGCTTCTAGATCATCGCCTGAACTCAATAACCTCcgtaaatctaaaaaatcattcaatcaGTCAAAGTTCCCCGACACAAAATTAAGAAACCTCTCAAAGCCCAAAACTGATCAACTTCAAAGGCAAACCAACAACACTGATGCTACTTTGACAGGTAATAATAGTCTTTCTTCACTAATCTCTCAGcttaaaaaaacccaactcCAACCAAAAGGTTATTTCATAGAAAAGGAGCCTGCCTCGTGGATATTGGCTTGCGATACATTATTCTGCTGCCTGTCAGAGAAGTGTATGCCAAGAGAGGCAGGTGCATTATCGAGGAAACTCGGGGAGGGAGGTTACTTGCCTGACATTTCGACGTCTAACATCCCAGTGACTTGTTTGTTATAGGGTTTGGATGTCAATGAGACGTGTGGGATGTTGGATAGATTTATTGAGCAGGGTGCGAAGTTGGGGTTTAGCATttacattgaattgattgaaactTTGTACAAGGCAGGAAGAGGTATTGAGGGTGATCCGTAATAGAATCAAATGGTCAAAGATGGACTTGTGTCAGATGTCTTTTCTTATAACATGCCAATTGATTGCTTCTGCAAAGCCAATGTGATGAACGAGGCAGCAAAGGCTTTCAAAGTGATGCAAGATAGAGGTATTTCTCCCAACCTTGTTACTGTTGCAGATGCTTTTAGAACGTGGATTGAAGCCAAATATCTTCACTTTTAGTTTGATAATTGATGGTCTTTGTCGAGCACAACAGGTTGATGATGCTTTAGGCTGTTTCAGTGAAATGGTGGAGTGGGGTATCTCTCTTAATGCTGTCACGCACAATATATTGATTCGTTCTCTGTATGTTAGAGGGGATGCTGCTAGATCAATGAAACTCTTGCTAGACATGCAAAAACATGGAAAAAGCCTTGATATTTTATCTGCATTTCTTGTTGGGGTGTCTATATTCTGCTGCAACCTAGTTGTTTGACAGATAACGAACAGATGTTCCTAAAAAATTAGTGATTTTAATTTGGGAGCATTAACGATAATTTTCTGATCCTTCACAGGGAAGGCAGACGAAGATGGGCCTCAAACAGGCACAGGAATTGCTGGCGGTATGCCTCAAACAGGCACAGGCATTGTAGATGCTGATCCGGCTGAAGTTGTTGCAAAAGCTTTGCTATGTTTCAACAATAAATCCGTTAGTGGGATCTTGATTTTATCCACCCATGGTAGGATACGTGCGGTCGAGTACGTTGAAATATGTTCGATTAATCATCGCTGCTTCACCCAGTGATCCTTTTATGTGCTTGTTTCTGACTTGCATATTAATGTTGCCTATTAGGTTTATAATTTCCTTCACTTCCCTCCACTGCTGGGTTAAGTACTTGCGTTTCTGGGAGCTGTCTCTGGTGTGGCCTTTCTTAGGCCTTGGTCTTTGTTCATTTTCTCTTTAGCACCAAAAGAGTTATCATGTGAAACGTTTAATCAGTGGTCAAAATATTCTTTCATGCTTCTTACGAATTGCTTTGGCATTGATTTTTGCTAAGTCCCGGATATACAGCAGCTATCAAGAAGCCTATAGATTGACCTAGACTGGTAACCTTAATGTGCTTCCTGAACATGTTGATCCCTACTGCAATGGACCGTGCCTTTCAGAGACACATTTGGTGCTCAACTGCATCGAAAACATCACGAAAAActttgttttctataataaaGCCACCATAGAGGATGTTCGAGACACAATCAAGGCAGGATGTAGCTACGGTCCCGAAAGAGGTATTTTACTAGTTTATGAAGTTGTCATCTTGCTTTGGTTTCTTCCACAAAGTCAAATTCTGGTGTTGGTGTCACCCAGGTAATTTTGACGTGTCTGAGCACCTTCAAGCTGAACAAAACAATGCATACAACACCGCGAATCAGATTCTGCTAGGACTTGGCTTCATGTTTGCTTTGCCTGCGTTATTGCTTTGATATTTATTATGATGTCTGCAATTTGTGGTTGGAGGTTTCTTGTTTTCAGAGGGATTTCTCCCAGTTGAGATGTTCTGAGAGAGGAGACGAGCGTTATTTTTCGCTAGCTTGAAGTTAATGTACTCATTTTGGCACtcagaaagaaaataacaagtTATATTTGTGTCCTGGTATGTAATAGCAAAATGTGCAGTTTTgaaagcttgatttgatgagttgCTGGAACTAAATTTTGTTCAAGCTACACAGAACCCTCTACAACCAACAATATGGATAACGAAGTTTTCTGTGAAGGAACAATGGGAAGTATACAAACTCCCTAGAACTCACAGGGGACTTTATTTTGCTACACACACAGGCTGCATACAAAAACCAATCTGCAGAATCTGTGACAGGGAACAATGGAAATCCAAGGAAAACCTTTGAGGTTTTCATTGACTTCATGGgatcttaaaatttcttttactgACATGTTTTTATAAACTCAAAAACTTCAATAACACactacaatattaaaatattttctcgtGATTCTTGGAAGttgaaatgttaaaattatGCCGTAGAATATCAAAATTTTTAGAGGAAAGAAGTTCtgaatttgtataattgatatTGTAAtgcaatgtatttttaaaattttttttaattaaattaatattttattttttgaatttttattttatttttaagaacaatataccaaaattattgagaaattatttaaaaaacaagttgaaaatcAGAAGCAAACACGACATTAAATATAAACTCATTAGGCTTAAGCTATACACATGCTTAACAAGCtaagaattttagttttatgtCTATGAAAATCACATCTAgtaaaactaattaaacattaatttacAGCATGATCTAACAATCTTTAATGGAAATTGGGTTGTAGATGGTTCTGATCCTATTTACCCTTTCTCAAATGATGCCTTTAACTGTTTCATTAACAGAAGGCCTGACTTGGATCATCTTCGATATCAATGGGAACCACATTGATGCCACATTCCATGGTCTAAAGACAAATTCACTCAGTTCCCTTTAATTTTCATATGATCTGTATTATTTATATGTGAATAATTCAAATCTCTctacaaaaaataagaatctaaactctagaataaataaaaaatgaggcaCAAGCTAAGAAAAATTGAAGGTAAAAAGAAGTTAAGAAAATAGATGCGAAGAAGGCAAACGAGCTGTTGTTTTGCACGTAAAAAAATTGctattaaattgtaaaaaataatttgtagtttattttgagcaatttatttttatatatattattttgatctttttcatataattacatccttaaaaggtatttttctaaaaatataatattgacacacacatataagaaaatttatttgaaaattagtaaaacaaaaaaaaaattgaaattatcaaATGCTCAAACATAAATatgtgaatttgtttttaacttgGTTATGTCTCTGTCATTTTTATTTCTCGTTtattaagagataaaaaataattataaattatataattttttttccataatcaAAAGTTTTATATGGGTTGTAGTAATTAAACCTATATTATAAagaccatataaaaaaatttatgatgttcAATAATCAACTACTAATATTTATTCTCAATAGATAAATAGACATAAAAAACTGAGAGAAATaagggagaaaataaaaaagatattcagAGAGAAATTTCTCATTACTTTTCTtagatcttgaatttttttttttcttttattgtttatccattcttaaaataaattattattattattattattcatatttatttattgggcACCTTAAAATTTTACACAAGGCAGCACTTAATTTTTCCAATAACGCCGGGCCACGGCAAGGATGGTCATTACCGCGacttttaagggaaaaaaaaaccatattaaacCTGCCAGAGCCTAACAGGAAGAGGCAAAGAAGCTCTCTCTCTTATTACTCGAAACGACAGAGCTTTCCGCTTTCCTGTACTTTTCTTCGCTACGAAGTCTAGAAACTGATCTCTGTAAAAACCCGTGTTCTCATCAAGGCAAACGTGAAATAATCCCCGGAATAATTGATCGTCAACGCCATGAAGATCAACGTCGATAAAATGTCTCGAAAAGTCGAAGTCGATAATCGGATTCCTCTCCGTAATTACTACAGAATCGCTGATAATCTCCTCCGTCAGGTCTCCTAAATTGCATTTTAATTCCAATTTAGCTATAATATCTCAACTATgcaacaatttttaatttttgccctaattacttttttttggcGTGTGTGGATTTGATAGGCAAATATACACAGAGAAGAGAAGAATGTAGTAGATTTGTACATAATGCTACTTAGATACTTAAGGTTAATATCGGCAAACTGCACCGTTTTTaccttaatttcattttttttagaattcattttttttgtgttttgttcaGTTTGGTTTCTGAAACTATACCTTATCATCGAGATTACCAAGCTTTGTATCAAAAAGAAAGAGCAAACTACAAGAAAgtaagtttaatttattttatatttgttcttGCAGTTAGCTTTATGTTAATTGTgataattattatcacaattaagttgtgattattttgttatttaacagAGATCATTTGCGGTGTTAAATGAGCTTGAATCAATCAAGCCTGAATTCCATAGGCGAGTGGATGAGATAGAAAAAGCTTATTCAAGAACACAACAAGTCGAATTTAATGGTTCAGGAACATCTACTTTGGAATGGCCACCTGCTAATAAAAATTCTTACTCGAGCAAGGTAATTATAAAGGAATTCTCTTTTGATCTGCGCATTGTGGATAAATGATACGTGGCTTATTTTgtgttatatttatgtttttcatatgttgtttttgttaattattaactttgtttttggttttagcCCGTTGCTGTCACGCCACAGTCATCGTGGaagtatgataataatcatactCAAGGGTTGTATTTAGACATGTCGCGAATTGACAAGCAGTTGCAGAAGTTGTGAGTATAATAtttcaagaatagttttattatttagagACACGAGTCCTGTATTTTCTTTAGCTGTATGGTATTCAAATTGCATTGCTTTTCGTTGTGAAAGATATGTCTTTGGTTTAAGAAGGCTGACACTCATCGAATTTCTCATTTTGATGGTTGTATGTCTTGctatttctactttttttttgccTGCGAACTGTGAATTTAAATGTGATGCGTAAGGGTATTGAGCTCAAATTTTCAGTAAGAACcacttaattatttttgaaaacctGCAGGTCTGTTAGTTTACCTTTACCAAAGCAAGAGACTTTATCAAGACACTCGTTTTTAGGCCCAAATGGTTTCCGGGGCCAATGGTCAGGACCGAGTGCAGAGATAAAGGTAAAATTGTTGGCTGCttcttttgtttgctttttgcACGTGTGTGCTTTCAATAAAACATGCAAAATCCATGGActaattggtttatttttatatgcagGTTCAGTACCCTAGCAATGCTGACTTAACCTCTACTGAAAATTCAAGGTGAGGACTTTATCGAATCTGTTTAAACCTTCagctatgtttttcttttct
This window contains:
- the LOC133696955 gene encoding uncharacterized protein LOC133696955 isoform X1, whose protein sequence is MVKDGLVSDVFSYNMPIDCFCKANVMNEAAKAFKVMQDRGKADEDGPQTGTGIAGGMPQTGTGIVDADPAEVVAKALLCFNNKSVSGILILSTHGRIRAVEYVEICSINHRCFTQ
- the LOC133696955 gene encoding uncharacterized protein LOC133696955 isoform X2, producing MVKDGLVSDVFSYNMPIDCFCKANVMNEAAKAFKVMQDRGKADEDGPQTGTGIAGGMPQTGTGIVDADPAEVVAKALLCFNNKSVSGILILSTHGL